TGGCATAGGGCTGGAGAGCGCACGGAGGATCATCTCGTACAGAAGCAGAAAGAGAATAGAGAGCCCCTCAGAGCTGCACAGGCTCGGCATCAGAAGGAAGGCGATACCGTATCTGAAGATAAACGGCTGGGTCCAGAAGAGGCTGTTCTGAATATGCTTCCTGTTCGGCTGATAGGGGAGCAGCATATCACAGACTCCTGCCTTCATGCTGTATAGGAGGTCGCAAAAAGGCCATCTCAGCGCTGTGTCACAGCTCACCTGATGTTGCCCACGACCGCGCTGGCCCTTCTCCAGTCGCCGTCCAGAAGCGCAGCCCTGTAGCCCATCAGCCTCAGGCAGTAGTACATGATGCTCGCCTCCGGGAGATCTCCGTACACGATCTGCGTTCTTCCTCTGTCAAGGCCGCGGCCTGAGAATATGGATTCCAGTGACGACGCGTCCTTAACGCTCCCGTCTGCAATGACTGTCGAGGCTGGTATCTGTATCGCGCCCTGTATCCTGGATCTGCCGAAGTCTGCGAAGCTCTCCCGCGTGTCTATGATCTGCGTTGTCCCGATCGCATCTTCGAGATCCTCTGGTTTTATGAGAAGCGCCTCATTGATATCAGCGCTGTAATCGGATGCGTGCACTGTGGGAGAGTTCTGCACGAGTGGTCTGCCTGCTTTCACCCAGGCGTCGACCCCGCCGTTCAGGAGGCTGACGTTTCTGTGGCCGATGTACTCCAGAGCCCAGAAGAGGTATGTTGCATCGCTCTTCTCTCCGTAAACCACGATTCTGTCCGTGGTGGTCACGCCGTTTCCTCTCAGCGCCTCGACGAGCGTGGATGCATTTATGGAATCCCCGGATCTCACATGCTTCCAGAAGATGTTCCTGGCCCCTGGAATATGACCCATCGCATACGCCTCAGGGGAGCGGGAATCGATGAACACAGCTCCTGCAAGATCCCCAACATCTGCTATGATCTCCTGCACATCGTAGCTCTTCTCTGCGCTCTTGACCTGGAGCGTCTCGTTCTGCTGCGCGGTTCTGAGCGATGGCGGGAGCTGCGACTGCGAGTACGCCTCCTTCTGCCTGTACCACCCCTCGAGATTCGTCCAGTCCGGGCAAGTCGGGCAGAACGAGCCGTCCTCTGTTCCA
This genomic stretch from Methanothrix sp. harbors:
- a CDS encoding rhodanese-like domain-containing protein; this translates as MRLVILTIIMLILPGLFGALGGTEDGSFCPTCPDWTNLEGWYRQKEAYSQSQLPPSLRTAQQNETLQVKSAEKSYDVQEIIADVGDLAGAVFIDSRSPEAYAMGHIPGARNIFWKHVRSGDSINASTLVEALRGNGVTTTDRIVVYGEKSDATYLFWALEYIGHRNVSLLNGGVDAWVKAGRPLVQNSPTVHASDYSADINEALLIKPEDLEDAIGTTQIIDTRESFADFGRSRIQGAIQIPASTVIADGSVKDASSLESIFSGRGLDRGRTQIVYGDLPEASIMYYCLRLMGYRAALLDGDWRRASAVVGNIR